A genomic segment from Sulfitobacter mediterraneus encodes:
- a CDS encoding M20 aminoacylase family protein, with protein sequence MNILPTIADSVPELEDIFRDLHAHPEIGFTEVRTSGIVAEKLRSYGVDEVHEGLGKTGVVGIIRGKGQGNRRVGLRADMDALPIQEATGLPYASKNDGVMHACGHDSHTTMLLGAAKHLAATRDFDGTAVVVFQPAEEGLGGAKQMLADGLFEQFPCDEIFGMHNHPNGKPGKVGICKGQAMAGAAFFDIHIKGKGSHAAKPSDSRDALIIAASLASEMQTILSRNIPAQEVLVMSITQIHSGSAYNVVPETATLAGTVRYFADEMYELAASRMQALCDGFAIAHGVEITLDLRSVFDVLINDDELSDVYMQAAGDIVGIENLDPNAPPVTGSEDFADMLRVVPGAYCTVGHGGTAPLHNPEYVLDTSILPVGASIMARVVEVRLPLS encoded by the coding sequence ATGAATATCTTGCCCACCATCGCCGACAGCGTCCCCGAGCTGGAGGACATCTTTCGCGATCTTCATGCTCATCCCGAGATTGGTTTTACCGAAGTGCGCACCAGCGGCATCGTGGCGGAAAAGCTGCGCAGCTATGGTGTGGACGAGGTGCATGAAGGTTTGGGCAAAACGGGTGTTGTCGGGATCATTCGTGGCAAGGGGCAAGGCAATCGCCGTGTCGGTCTTCGGGCCGACATGGACGCGCTGCCGATACAGGAAGCGACGGGTCTTCCCTATGCCTCAAAGAATGACGGGGTGATGCATGCGTGTGGGCATGACAGCCACACCACGATGCTGTTGGGCGCAGCCAAACATCTGGCGGCAACGCGGGATTTTGACGGGACAGCGGTGGTGGTGTTTCAGCCTGCCGAAGAGGGGCTTGGCGGGGCCAAACAGATGCTGGCGGATGGTTTGTTCGAACAATTCCCCTGTGATGAGATTTTCGGGATGCACAACCATCCCAATGGCAAGCCCGGCAAGGTGGGGATCTGTAAGGGCCAAGCGATGGCCGGCGCGGCGTTTTTTGACATTCACATAAAGGGCAAAGGCAGCCATGCGGCCAAGCCGAGCGATTCCCGTGACGCATTGATCATTGCGGCGTCACTGGCCAGCGAGATGCAAACCATCCTCAGCCGCAATATTCCCGCGCAAGAGGTTCTGGTGATGTCGATCACGCAAATCCACTCGGGATCGGCTTATAACGTGGTGCCAGAGACCGCCACTTTGGCGGGCACGGTCCGGTACTTTGCGGATGAGATGTACGAATTGGCCGCATCGCGGATGCAGGCCTTGTGTGATGGTTTTGCCATCGCTCATGGGGTTGAGATCACACTTGATTTGCGGTCGGTCTTTGACGTTCTGATCAATGATGACGAACTGTCGGATGTCTATATGCAGGCGGCGGGTGATATTGTCGGGATTGAAAACCTTGACCCGAATGCCCCGCCCGTCACGGGGTCCGAGGATTTTGCCGATATGCTGCGGGTCGTGCCGGGGGCCTATTGCACGGTTGGTCATGGCGGTACCGCGCCGCTGCACAATCCCGAATATGTTCTGGATACCTCAATCCTGCCCGTGGGCGCGTCAATAATGGCGCGTGTGGTTGAGGTGCGTTTGCCACTGTCGTGA
- a CDS encoding 4Fe-4S dicluster domain-containing protein — MTTLPQHTDKKLGLVIDLDTCVGCHACVISCKGWNTENYGAPLSDQDPYGADPSGTFLNRVHSYEIQPAEGHAQLIHFPKSCLHCEDAPCVTVCPTGASYKRVEDGIVLVNESDCIGCGLCAWACPYGAREMDQEEKVMKKCTLCVDRIYNENLPEVDRVPSCVRTCPAGARHFGDLGDPGSAVSQLVAERGGVDLMPEQGTKPVNKYLPPRPKDALPEFDVLAPFLEPVAQEPKGFLGWLDKTLEKL, encoded by the coding sequence ATGACAACCCTGCCTCAACACACCGACAAGAAACTCGGCCTCGTCATTGATCTGGACACCTGTGTCGGCTGCCACGCCTGTGTGATTTCCTGCAAAGGCTGGAACACCGAAAACTATGGCGCGCCCCTGTCCGATCAAGATCCCTATGGCGCTGATCCATCCGGCACCTTCCTCAACCGGGTGCATTCCTACGAGATCCAGCCGGCCGAGGGCCACGCCCAACTGATCCACTTCCCAAAGTCATGCCTGCACTGCGAAGACGCCCCCTGCGTCACGGTCTGCCCCACCGGCGCCAGCTACAAACGTGTCGAGGACGGCATTGTGTTGGTCAACGAAAGCGATTGTATCGGTTGCGGCCTTTGCGCCTGGGCCTGCCCATACGGCGCCCGCGAAATGGATCAGGAAGAGAAGGTGATGAAAAAATGCACCCTTTGCGTGGACCGGATCTATAATGAAAACCTGCCCGAGGTGGACCGCGTCCCGTCCTGCGTGCGCACCTGCCCTGCCGGTGCGCGGCATTTCGGTGACCTGGGCGATCCCGGCAGCGCCGTCAGCCAATTGGTTGCGGAACGCGGCGGTGTTGATCTGATGCCGGAACAGGGCACTAAACCTGTGAACAAATACCTGCCGCCCCGCCCCAAGGATGCGCTTCCCGAATTTGATGTTCTGGCGCCCTTCCTGGAACCCGTGGCGCAAGAGCCGAAAGGCTTTCTTGGCTGGCTCGACAAAACACTGGAGAAACTCTGA
- the pta gene encoding phosphate acetyltransferase, whose protein sequence is MRVLQGLQDRAAARPAHIVLSEGHDPRVVAGAVSAVRAGIARITLVGPMADVLAQLADVGVAAGANIAVEDPQTSALTGEFAQTYFDLRKHKGVSKDIAAAQARDPLVFAAMMVRNGHADGTVGGAVATTSETVRAALQIIGKAKDVPLVSSFFLMALPMGHPSGRSAMIFGDCGLVIDPTAEELAAIAVASAASCRQLLGDAPKVALLSFSTKGSARHPAVTKVSDAVEILKRDHPNLPADGELQFDAAFVPEVGATKAPGSSVAGHANVMIFPNLDAGNIGYKIAQRIGGADAIGPVLQGLSKPANDLSRGCTAQDVTNMIAVTSLQATS, encoded by the coding sequence ATGAGAGTGCTGCAAGGTCTGCAAGACCGCGCCGCCGCCCGGCCTGCCCATATCGTGCTCAGCGAAGGCCACGACCCACGGGTCGTGGCCGGCGCCGTTTCTGCCGTGCGAGCCGGGATTGCCCGGATCACACTGGTCGGGCCGATGGCAGACGTGCTGGCTCAACTGGCCGACGTTGGCGTCGCGGCTGGTGCCAACATCGCAGTGGAAGATCCGCAGACTTCGGCCCTCACGGGAGAATTCGCCCAAACCTATTTTGATCTGCGCAAACACAAAGGCGTCAGCAAAGACATCGCCGCCGCCCAAGCGCGTGATCCATTGGTGTTTGCCGCCATGATGGTGCGCAATGGCCATGCGGATGGCACTGTTGGCGGGGCGGTTGCGACCACGTCCGAAACCGTGCGCGCCGCGCTGCAGATCATCGGCAAAGCCAAAGATGTCCCCTTGGTTTCCAGCTTTTTCCTGATGGCCTTGCCAATGGGGCATCCATCAGGCCGCAGCGCAATGATTTTCGGAGATTGCGGACTTGTCATTGATCCAACCGCCGAAGAGCTTGCCGCGATCGCAGTGGCCTCGGCCGCCTCGTGCAGACAACTGCTTGGCGATGCCCCCAAGGTGGCGCTACTGTCGTTTTCAACCAAGGGCAGTGCCCGCCATCCCGCCGTCACCAAAGTCAGCGACGCGGTTGAGATCCTGAAACGAGATCATCCAAACCTCCCCGCCGACGGTGAATTGCAGTTCGACGCGGCTTTTGTTCCGGAGGTCGGCGCAACCAAAGCGCCGGGATCTTCCGTCGCGGGCCATGCCAATGTGATGATCTTCCCCAATCTTGATGCGGGCAATATCGGCTATAAGATCGCCCAACGCATCGGCGGTGCGGATGCCATCGGACCCGTATTGCAAGGCCTGTCCAAACCCGCCAACGATTTGTCTCGCGGGTGCACCGCACAGGACGTTACAAACATGATTGCCGTGACCAGCCTTCAGGCAACTTCTTAA
- the dapA gene encoding 4-hydroxy-tetrahydrodipicolinate synthase, whose amino-acid sequence MFTGSMPALVTPFRNGELDLETLKKLVEWHIGEGSDGLVPVGTTGESPTLTHREHEIVVEEVVKAAAGRVPVIAGAGSNNTTESIRLARHAESVGADAVLVVTPYYNKPTQRGLIAHFTAVHDCCNLPVIIYNIPGRSVVDMTPATMGELAKLPRIVGVKDATGDLARVCDQRLTCGPDFIQLSGEDATAHGFNAQGGTGCISVTANVAPAMLAKMQAACAAGDYRAALDIQDRLMPLHKAIFTEPGLVGVKYAMSKLDLCSDEVRLPLTALSDETKVLVDDAMRHAGLTN is encoded by the coding sequence ATGTTTACAGGTTCTATGCCTGCCCTCGTCACGCCGTTTCGCAACGGCGAGCTGGATCTGGAGACCTTGAAGAAACTCGTGGAATGGCACATCGGCGAAGGCAGTGATGGCCTCGTCCCTGTTGGCACAACCGGCGAATCGCCGACCCTGACCCACCGTGAGCATGAGATTGTCGTGGAAGAGGTGGTCAAAGCTGCCGCAGGCCGGGTTCCGGTCATTGCCGGTGCCGGATCCAACAACACCACCGAAAGCATCCGCCTGGCCCGTCATGCAGAATCTGTTGGCGCCGATGCGGTTCTGGTCGTGACGCCCTATTACAACAAGCCAACCCAGCGCGGCCTGATCGCGCATTTTACCGCTGTGCACGATTGCTGCAACTTGCCTGTGATCATCTACAATATTCCAGGCCGGTCCGTGGTGGATATGACGCCAGCAACCATGGGCGAATTGGCCAAGCTGCCGCGCATTGTTGGCGTAAAAGACGCCACCGGTGATCTGGCGCGGGTCTGTGACCAGCGTCTGACCTGCGGTCCTGATTTTATCCAGTTGTCCGGTGAAGATGCCACGGCCCACGGGTTTAATGCCCAAGGTGGTACCGGCTGTATTTCGGTCACTGCGAACGTGGCACCTGCGATGCTGGCCAAGATGCAGGCGGCCTGCGCAGCCGGCGATTATCGCGCTGCGCTTGATATTCAGGACCGGCTGATGCCCCTGCACAAAGCCATATTTACAGAGCCGGGTTTGGTGGGCGTGAAATACGCCATGTCCAAGCTTGATCTGTGCTCGGACGAGGTGCGCTTGCCACTGACAGCCCTATCGGATGAGACTAAGGTGCTGGTTGATGACGCGATGCGCCATGCCGGTTTGACGAATTAA
- a CDS encoding GNAT family N-acetyltransferase, which yields MGLNLRLARSEEADTLTALVMRSKQSNGYDDAFMAACADELRVTPARIEKGNFWVAEAQGNLRGCVTLDPDAATGAGTISTFFIDPDAKRQGVGRALWQVVQAAARAQGLLLLKLDADPAAVPFYEAMGFKTVREVPSGSIPGRVLPQMELALLPAA from the coding sequence ATGGGACTCAACCTGCGCCTGGCCCGTTCGGAGGAGGCTGACACGCTCACCGCTTTGGTGATGCGGTCCAAACAATCCAACGGCTATGACGATGCCTTCATGGCGGCCTGCGCGGATGAACTGCGCGTCACGCCTGCGCGCATAGAGAAGGGTAATTTCTGGGTGGCTGAAGCGCAGGGCAATCTGCGCGGCTGCGTCACCCTCGATCCGGATGCAGCCACGGGCGCTGGCACAATATCGACCTTCTTTATTGATCCGGACGCCAAAAGGCAGGGCGTGGGCCGCGCCCTTTGGCAGGTGGTCCAAGCCGCCGCAAGGGCGCAAGGTCTGTTGCTGCTCAAGCTGGACGCCGATCCGGCAGCGGTGCCATTTTATGAGGCGATGGGGTTCAAGACCGTCCGCGAGGTTCCCTCAGGCTCCATTCCCGGACGGGTTCTGCCGCAAATGGAATTGGCGCTGCTTCCAGCGGCGTAG
- a CDS encoding lytic transglycosylase domain-containing protein: protein MQAMTRILTLFALVFMLAVPALAERPRPLAKALEAMRSGNWDNASRIAVRDGQIAADIITWHYLRAGRGTYTEIMDFLTRRTNWPGEAYLRKQSEAVVIGQGDPNILKFFKDHPPQTPLGVLAYAGALSRNDKKDRAEDLLIQAWQRMDMDRPAQILFLAENAALLKPHHNARLEALLWQRKHDAARRMFDLVSTDRVALAETRIALQRLSREVNKLIDALPPQHANDPGLQHDRFEWRIRKGLSGSAKELLLAQSTSAKALGKPSAWGNRRRALARSEMRAGNGQLAYQLASQHFLTEGSDYADLEWLSGYLALRFLKDPARAHQHFMNHDSAVQSPISQGRAGYWQGRALEAMGDKNGAQKAYSEGAKYQTSFYGLLAAERGGLPFDSSLAGTETPPDWRGAAFAIDPRFEAGILLQASGELSLAERFWLHLADELDKAGLAQLGQAAIDLNQPHLAVMIGKRAARRGLTIAAPYYPLHSLLELDLPMAPEMNLAIARRESEFDPVVVSHAGARGLMQLMPATARDVAADLGISGLHTTDRLTADPDHNAQLGATYLAQMAGRFDGNVSMVAAAYNAGPSRPDRWMAAYGDPRKGEIDIIDWVEMIPFRETQNYVMRVTESLPIYRARLGKDPLPIPFSEELVGRTLLPFAPKGE from the coding sequence ATGCAAGCAATGACACGCATTCTGACGCTCTTCGCGCTTGTTTTTATGCTTGCTGTGCCTGCTTTGGCCGAGCGGCCCCGCCCCTTGGCCAAAGCGCTTGAGGCGATGCGCAGCGGAAATTGGGACAACGCAAGCCGGATCGCGGTCCGTGATGGGCAAATAGCCGCCGACATCATCACCTGGCATTACCTGCGTGCCGGGCGCGGCACCTACACAGAAATTATGGATTTTCTGACCCGCCGAACCAATTGGCCCGGAGAGGCATATCTTCGCAAACAATCCGAAGCCGTGGTTATCGGGCAAGGCGACCCAAATATCCTGAAGTTCTTCAAAGACCACCCGCCGCAAACTCCGTTGGGTGTGCTGGCCTACGCTGGGGCGCTGAGCCGCAATGATAAAAAGGACAGGGCCGAGGATCTGTTGATCCAAGCTTGGCAGCGTATGGACATGGATCGCCCTGCGCAAATCCTGTTCCTCGCGGAAAATGCCGCCTTGCTCAAGCCCCATCACAATGCGCGATTGGAGGCCTTGCTGTGGCAACGCAAACATGACGCCGCCCGCCGGATGTTTGATCTGGTGAGCACAGATAGGGTCGCCCTCGCCGAAACGCGCATCGCGCTGCAGCGGCTATCGCGGGAAGTGAACAAGCTGATAGATGCCCTGCCGCCCCAGCACGCCAACGATCCCGGCTTGCAACATGACCGTTTCGAATGGCGCATTCGCAAGGGGCTCAGCGGATCGGCTAAGGAGCTCTTGCTTGCGCAATCCACAAGCGCCAAGGCCTTGGGAAAACCATCGGCATGGGGCAATCGTCGACGTGCACTGGCCCGGTCCGAAATGCGGGCAGGCAATGGTCAACTGGCCTATCAACTGGCATCGCAACATTTCCTGACCGAAGGATCCGACTATGCCGATCTTGAATGGTTGTCCGGCTATCTGGCGTTGAGGTTCCTCAAAGATCCAGCGCGTGCGCATCAACATTTCATGAATCACGACAGCGCCGTGCAATCGCCGATTTCGCAAGGGCGTGCCGGATATTGGCAAGGCCGGGCGCTTGAGGCGATGGGGGACAAGAACGGCGCTCAGAAGGCCTATTCCGAGGGCGCGAAATACCAAACATCTTTCTACGGGTTGCTGGCCGCAGAGCGGGGCGGATTGCCGTTTGACAGCAGCCTCGCAGGCACGGAAACGCCACCCGATTGGCGGGGTGCAGCCTTCGCCATTGACCCACGGTTCGAGGCTGGCATATTGCTACAGGCGTCGGGCGAGCTCTCGCTTGCCGAACGGTTCTGGCTGCATCTTGCAGATGAACTGGATAAAGCCGGGCTGGCGCAGCTGGGCCAAGCTGCCATAGATCTGAACCAGCCGCATCTTGCAGTGATGATCGGCAAACGCGCAGCAAGACGCGGGCTTACGATTGCCGCGCCATACTACCCCCTGCATTCCCTGCTGGAACTTGACCTGCCAATGGCGCCCGAGATGAACCTCGCCATCGCCCGGCGCGAAAGTGAATTTGATCCTGTTGTGGTCAGCCACGCGGGCGCACGCGGCTTGATGCAACTGATGCCCGCCACTGCCCGCGATGTGGCCGCTGATCTGGGGATTTCCGGCCTGCACACCACCGACAGACTGACCGCTGATCCGGACCACAACGCACAGCTGGGCGCGACCTATCTGGCGCAGATGGCCGGGCGGTTTGATGGCAATGTCTCCATGGTTGCGGCGGCATACAACGCCGGGCCCAGCAGACCGGACCGTTGGATGGCCGCCTATGGGGATCCGCGCAAGGGTGAGATTGATATCATCGATTGGGTCGAGATGATCCCGTTTCGCGAAACGCAAAACTATGTAATGCGCGTCACCGAAAGTCTGCCGATTTACCGGGCGCGGCTGGGCAAGGACCCACTACCGATCCCGTTTTCCGAAGAATTAGTGGGCCGCACGCTTTTGCCGTTCGCGCCAAAAGGTGAATAG
- a CDS encoding dimethyl sulfoxide reductase anchor subunit family protein — protein sequence MHPAPSVIFFSTFSGLGFGLLFWLGLGIPAVTGFSAFAFFTIAYLLAVGGLISSTFHLGHPERALKAFTQWRSSWLSREGWCAVLALIILAVYGIGLVFFDSRWTLLGIIGAVFALGTVFTTSMIYTQLKTVPRWNMPLTPANFLSLSIAGGALLAGQVTWAIGLLVVSGLIQAATWIMGDKAFGSSGSDLASATQLGHIGTPRAFEPPHTGTNYLLREFVHVIGRKHAQKLRLIAIALMAVLPVVLLLLPFNHLLAIIAVLAHVAGVLTARWLFFAEAEHVVGLYYGKR from the coding sequence ATGCATCCGGCCCCTTCTGTTATCTTTTTCTCGACCTTCTCCGGGCTGGGCTTTGGACTGCTGTTCTGGCTTGGCCTTGGCATTCCGGCCGTTACAGGCTTTTCCGCCTTTGCCTTTTTCACCATCGCCTATCTGCTGGCGGTGGGCGGGTTGATCTCCTCTACTTTCCACCTCGGTCATCCCGAACGGGCGCTCAAGGCCTTCACCCAATGGCGCAGCAGCTGGCTCAGCCGTGAAGGCTGGTGTGCGGTTCTGGCGCTGATCATCCTAGCGGTTTACGGCATTGGCCTTGTGTTCTTTGACAGCCGTTGGACCCTTTTGGGGATCATCGGGGCGGTGTTTGCCCTTGGGACGGTGTTCACCACCTCGATGATCTATACCCAACTCAAGACAGTTCCGCGCTGGAACATGCCTCTGACCCCTGCCAATTTCCTGTCGCTCAGCATCGCGGGCGGTGCCCTTTTGGCAGGGCAGGTCACATGGGCTATCGGATTGCTGGTGGTGTCCGGCCTGATCCAGGCTGCAACTTGGATAATGGGCGACAAGGCCTTTGGCAGCTCGGGCAGCGATCTGGCCAGCGCAACCCAATTGGGTCACATCGGCACCCCTCGCGCCTTTGAGCCGCCGCACACCGGCACCAACTATCTGCTGCGGGAATTCGTGCATGTGATTGGCCGCAAGCACGCACAAAAACTGCGACTCATTGCGATTGCATTGATGGCCGTGCTGCCGGTGGTTCTGCTTTTGCTGCCGTTCAATCACCTGCTGGCGATCATCGCCGTTTTGGCCCATGTGGCCGGGGTGTTGACGGCCCGTTGGTTGTTCTTTGCAGAGGCCGAACATGTGGTTGGCCTCTACTACGGCAAACGATGA
- a CDS encoding molybdopterin oxidoreductase family protein, producing MTQKQPVIDLSPHVSDEVRKTTCYMCACRCGINVHLKDGKVAYIEGNRDHPVNQGVLCAKGSAGIMQHNAPSRLKSPLKRVGPRGSGEFEEISWDEAYQIAADWLEPIRQDNPEKLAFFTGRDQSQSFTSLWAQAFGTPNYAAHGGFCSVNMAAAGIYTMGGAFWEFGQPDWDHTKLFMLFGVAEDHDSNPIKMGLGKIKQRGARVIGVNPIRTGYNAVADDWVGITPGTDGLFILSMIHCLMKAGKIDLNYLAQYTDAPVLVNGDEKSPEFGLFLRDKNGKELVIDRATGKLTPFDQPGVKPDLAATHRAKGVTHRPVFHQMADQYLSDDYTPEAVADRVGIPAGRIRAIAAELARVAFEEAFELDHEWTDFRGETHQTMTGRPVSFHAMRGISAHANGFQTCRALHVLQILLGTVEVPGGFRFKPPYPKPAKAHPKPHVGMTPGAPLNGPHLGFVHGPEDLALKPDGSAARIDKAFTWDNPMSSHGLMHMVISNAHAGDPYKIDTLFMYMANMSWNSSMNTGGVMEMLTDKDENGDYVIPHIIYSDAYSSEMVAYADLILPDTTYLERHDCISLLDRPICEADAAADAIRWPVVEPDRNVKGFQSALCDLGAKLGLPGFVNDDGSQKYADYADYITNHERRPGIGPLAGWRMGENGLQSGRGGVNESQIDNYIENGGFFVEHIPEGANYFKPWNRAYQDWAVGMGLYDAPQPYLFNLYVEPMRKFQLAAEGHGDIQPPDHLRERIKHTMSPLPIWYETDQQGNEGYTVNALTQRPMAMYHSWGSQNAWLRQLHGHNPLYLPTKLMRQHDLSDGDWARVSSPHGEITVPVMEMAALNDNTVWTWNAIGKRKGAWALDKDAPEATKGFLLNHLIHELLPPKGDGMRWANSDPITGQAAWFDLKVRIEKAEAPKQSRPEYPPIKSPVGQGPDKLAWKVGK from the coding sequence ATGACACAAAAACAGCCCGTGATCGACCTGAGCCCGCATGTGTCAGACGAGGTCCGTAAAACCACCTGTTACATGTGCGCCTGCCGCTGTGGCATCAACGTGCATTTGAAGGACGGTAAGGTCGCCTATATCGAGGGCAACCGCGACCATCCGGTGAACCAGGGTGTTTTGTGCGCCAAAGGTTCGGCTGGCATCATGCAGCACAACGCGCCATCACGGCTCAAATCACCGCTCAAGCGGGTTGGTCCGCGCGGCTCTGGCGAGTTCGAAGAGATCAGTTGGGACGAAGCCTACCAAATCGCCGCCGATTGGCTTGAGCCGATCCGCCAGGACAACCCCGAAAAGCTGGCGTTCTTCACCGGCCGCGATCAATCGCAATCCTTCACCAGCCTTTGGGCACAGGCCTTTGGCACGCCCAATTATGCGGCTCACGGCGGGTTCTGTTCGGTCAATATGGCCGCTGCCGGCATTTACACCATGGGCGGTGCATTTTGGGAGTTTGGCCAGCCGGATTGGGACCACACCAAACTATTCATGCTTTTCGGTGTGGCCGAAGACCACGATTCCAACCCGATCAAGATGGGTCTGGGTAAGATCAAGCAACGCGGCGCACGCGTCATCGGTGTGAACCCGATCCGCACCGGCTACAACGCCGTTGCGGATGACTGGGTCGGTATCACGCCAGGCACCGATGGGCTGTTTATCCTGTCGATGATCCATTGCCTGATGAAAGCGGGCAAGATCGACCTGAATTATCTGGCGCAATACACCGACGCGCCGGTGTTGGTGAATGGCGATGAGAAGTCGCCCGAGTTTGGCCTTTTCCTGCGAGACAAGAATGGCAAGGAACTTGTCATCGACCGCGCCACGGGCAAGCTGACCCCCTTTGACCAACCCGGTGTCAAACCCGATCTTGCCGCAACCCACCGCGCCAAAGGAGTGACACACCGCCCGGTGTTCCACCAAATGGCCGATCAATACCTGTCTGACGATTACACCCCCGAAGCCGTGGCAGACCGCGTTGGTATCCCTGCGGGGCGCATCCGCGCCATCGCTGCAGAATTGGCCCGCGTCGCCTTTGAAGAAGCGTTCGAGCTTGATCACGAATGGACCGACTTCCGCGGTGAAACGCATCAGACCATGACGGGCCGCCCTGTGTCCTTTCACGCGATGCGCGGGATCTCGGCTCACGCCAATGGCTTTCAAACCTGCCGCGCCTTGCATGTGCTGCAAATCCTCCTTGGCACGGTCGAAGTGCCTGGCGGTTTTCGCTTCAAACCACCCTATCCAAAACCTGCCAAGGCACACCCCAAACCACATGTGGGCATGACCCCCGGCGCACCGCTCAATGGCCCACATCTCGGCTTTGTGCATGGTCCCGAAGACCTCGCGCTGAAACCTGACGGCAGCGCCGCACGCATCGACAAGGCCTTCACCTGGGACAATCCGATGTCGTCCCACGGGCTGATGCATATGGTGATCTCGAACGCCCATGCCGGTGATCCCTACAAGATCGACACATTGTTCATGTACATGGCGAATATGTCGTGGAACTCCTCGATGAACACCGGCGGCGTGATGGAGATGCTGACGGACAAGGATGAAAACGGCGATTACGTGATCCCCCATATCATCTATTCCGATGCCTATTCGTCGGAGATGGTCGCCTATGCCGATCTGATCCTGCCCGATACGACATATCTAGAACGGCACGATTGTATCTCGTTGCTGGACCGCCCGATCTGCGAGGCGGACGCGGCGGCGGATGCCATTCGCTGGCCGGTGGTGGAGCCGGACCGGAATGTGAAAGGCTTCCAGTCCGCGCTTTGTGATCTGGGCGCAAAACTGGGTCTGCCCGGCTTTGTCAACGATGACGGCAGCCAGAAATACGCAGATTATGCCGACTACATCACCAACCACGAACGCCGCCCCGGCATTGGCCCCTTGGCCGGCTGGCGCATGGGCGAAAACGGCCTGCAATCGGGGCGCGGCGGCGTCAACGAAAGCCAGATCGACAATTACATCGAGAACGGCGGTTTCTTTGTCGAACACATCCCCGAGGGCGCCAATTATTTTAAACCCTGGAACCGCGCCTATCAGGATTGGGCCGTGGGCATGGGTCTCTATGACGCGCCGCAACCCTATCTGTTCAACCTCTACGTCGAGCCGATGCGCAAGTTCCAACTCGCCGCTGAAGGCCACGGAGACATCCAACCACCCGACCACCTGCGCGAGCGGATCAAACACACGATGTCGCCGCTGCCGATCTGGTACGAAACCGACCAGCAGGGCAACGAAGGCTATACCGTCAACGCCCTGACCCAACGCCCCATGGCAATGTACCACTCGTGGGGGTCGCAAAACGCTTGGCTGCGCCAGTTGCACGGCCACAACCCGCTGTACCTGCCTACCAAACTGATGCGCCAGCATGATTTGTCCGATGGCGATTGGGCGCGGGTCTCCTCCCCCCACGGCGAAATCACCGTACCGGTGATGGAAATGGCCGCCCTCAACGACAACACGGTCTGGACCTGGAACGCCATCGGCAAACGAAAGGGTGCATGGGCGCTGGACAAAGACGCACCAGAGGCCACCAAAGGCTTTCTGCTCAACCATCTGATCCATGAATTGCTGCCGCCCAAAGGCGACGGTATGCGCTGGGCCAACTCCGACCCGATTACAGGTCAGGCCGCTTGGTTCGATCTCAAGGTCCGTATCGAAAAGGCTGAGGCGCCAAAACAATCGCGGCCTGAATATCCACCGATCAAATCCCCCGTAGGTCAGGGGCCAGACAAACTGGCATGGAAGGTGGGCAAATGA